The genomic window TCATGGCCGTCAACCTGAAAGGGACCTTCCTCTGCTCCAAGGCCGTTCTCCCCGTCATGGTCAGGCAGGGGTACGGCCGCATCGTGAACATGAGCTCCGTTTCGGCCAAGAGGGGCGGAGGGGTCTTCGGCGGGGCGCACTACTCTGCGGCCAAGGCGGGCATTCTCGGGTTCGCCAAGGCGCTGGCCCGGGAGGTTGCCGCCCACGGGATCACCGTCAACTCCGTGGCTCCCGGGCTGATTGCCACGGACATCCGCGGAGGCCTCGAATCCCCCGAGCGGCAGAAGGAGATGTCCCGGGACATCCCCGTCCAGAGACTGGGAACGCCGGAGGAGGTCGCCGCGGCCGTCGTTTTCCTGGCGTCCGGGGAAGCCGCCTACATCACCGGTGAGGAGATCGACATCAACGGCGGCTCCCACATGGATTGACCTGACGGCCTGCCGGATGACGAGGGTTTCCGTGCCCCTTTGCAAAAGGCGGCCGACGGCGGAAGGGGTTATCTGAAGACGTCCCGGATCCTGTCCGCGAGGGAGCGGGTGCCCTTTTCGGCCGCCTTGCGGGCCTCCAGGAGGCTGCGGTTGAGCGAGTCCGCCACGATGGGCATCGTCAGCCGCTCATGAAGGGCGGCGAGGATCCTGCCGAACACCGCCGAGGGCTCCGCCCCGTCCCCGCCGACGTTGCGGAGGCGCATATCCGGGATCGCCGCGCTTGCCGCCCCCGAGGGCAGGTCGGGCGTGTGGAGGGTGACGCGGCCGCCCCTGACGATGAACTCCCGGATCAGCAGTTTCCTCCCCGGCCGCTTCCCGCCGGTCTCCCCGGAGACCAGCCCCGCCTCTTTCGCCTTGCGCCCGGCATGTCTCGCGATGGTCTTGAAGTTGTCCGTGCCGGCGCGCTTCTCGTAGGTGACGTCGGGCCCGACGATCTCGAGCCGCCGGATCACGAGGGTGTCGGATATCAGGGAGGGCAGCTCCAGGCTCACCGAGACGGAGGCCGCCGTCAGCGCCCGGGGCGAACGAAAGCCCTTCGGGTTGCCGAGAGTGAAGTTCGTGATCGTCGCCCGGCCGGAGAGGAAGGACACGCGCACGTCGTCGGCGCGGACCTCCGTCCCCGTGATCTCGGGGCCGTAGGCGTTCACGGCCCTCGTGATCCATCCGTCGAGCCACAGGGCGAGGGCGACGGCCCCGATGACGGCAAGCACCGGCAGCATGCCGGCGGCCACGAGCAGCTTTTTCATCTTCGCTTCACACCGCGGGATATCCCCATGTTCCTCATCCGTATATCGGAAGATTCGATTGGTCCATGAGGGACCGCTCGCGGAAGCGGGCGGCGGCGCTTCGTGACAAAACCGTAACCCGGCCACCCGTTCGGGTCGAGGCGCCGGGCTTCCAACCCGTCGATATCAATTGGGATTTTTGTTCGAGTTTGCGCTTGCGTTGACCAAGGCAACCTTTTATAATCATCGCCGTTTCGACGCTTACCGCCCACTCCGGGCAATCATCGAATTCAAAGAAGGAGAGGCGACGTATGAAAAAGACCTGGACGCTCATGATCGTCATGGTCGTCGCGGCGGCGTTTCTGGCAACGCCCTGCCTCGCGAAGACCACCTGGAACGCAAACTCGGTCTGGCCTCCGAAGAACCACCACAGCGTGGGGCTCGTGGAATTCGCCGAAAAGGTGAAAAAGGCCACCAACGGCGAACTCGAACTCGTGGTGAGCACGGGCGGCGCCCTGGGCTACAAGGGTCCCGAGCTGCTGAAGGTCGTCCGGGACGGCCTCCTGCCCGTCTCCGACATGCTCATCAGCGGCGTGGCGGGCGACGAGAAGGTTTTCCAGATCGTGACGCTGCCCTTCCTGTGCCGGGACTTCGGGGAGCTCAAGACCCTGATCGACATCGCGCGGCCCACCTTCGACAAGACGGCGGAGGGCAAGTGGAAACAGAAGATCCTCTACATCGCGCCCTGGCCGGGAGCCGGTCTCTGGACGAAGAAGAAGATCACCACCCTCGAGGAGATGAAGGGCCTCAAGACCCGCACCTATGACAAGAACGGCGCCCTCGTGATGGAGGCCGTCGGGGCGACCCCGCTGGCGCTGCCCTTCAGCGAGGTGTACACCTCGCTGCAGACGGGCGTCATCGACTCGGTCATGACCTCCTCCCCCACCGCCGTGGACGCCAAGTTCTGGGAGGTGCTGAAGTACTACCAGCCCTTCAACATCACCATCGCCACGAACATGGTCACCGTCAACCTGGCCGCCTTCCGCAAGCTCCCCAAGGCCCAGCAGGACGCCCTCGTGAAGGCCGGCAGGGAGATGGAGGCCTCCATGTGGCAGAAGGTGCCGCAGATCGACAAGGAGCAGGAGGCCATCAGC from Syntrophaceae bacterium includes these protein-coding regions:
- a CDS encoding SDR family oxidoreductase; its protein translation is MSFERRVAIVTGAGSPRGIGRSIALALAEKGADVVVADLDLPGAETVAGEIRALKRNAVAVRVDVTRQEDVAEMVRQALERFSRIDILVNNAGITQPIKVMDMTEADWDRIMAVNLKGTFLCSKAVLPVMVRQGYGRIVNMSSVSAKRGGGVFGGAHYSAAKAGILGFAKALAREVAAHGITVNSVAPGLIATDIRGGLESPERQKEMSRDIPVQRLGTPEEVAAAVVFLASGEAAYITGEEIDINGGSHMD
- a CDS encoding TRAP transporter substrate-binding protein, which codes for MKKTWTLMIVMVVAAAFLATPCLAKTTWNANSVWPPKNHHSVGLVEFAEKVKKATNGELELVVSTGGALGYKGPELLKVVRDGLLPVSDMLISGVAGDEKVFQIVTLPFLCRDFGELKTLIDIARPTFDKTAEGKWKQKILYIAPWPGAGLWTKKKITTLEEMKGLKTRTYDKNGALVMEAVGATPLALPFSEVYTSLQTGVIDSVMTSSPTAVDAKFWEVLKYYQPFNITIATNMVTVNLAAFRKLPKAQQDALVKAGREMEASMWQKVPQIDKEQEAISNKNGIETVKPSAKLISDLEKITEKIRADWLKDAPAEGKKIYADYMKKVKR